The DNA sequence GGCGCCGACCTCTACTCCGTGCTGTTCGACAGACGCGACCCCAGCCCTGAGGTGGTCAGTTCGAGCCGCCTAACACGAGTCGGCGCGCGCCCCCGATTCGGCACCTACCTCAGACAACTATGGCAGCGTCGCCACTTCTTGTGGGCAGAAGCCCGAGGTAAAGTCGCCACAGGAAGCCGTGAAACCCTTCTAGGGCAAATCTGGCTCGTCCTGACGCCAGTACTGGACGGCCTCGTGTTCTATGTCATCTTCGGACTGGTGCTCAAGGTCGACCGAGGCGTCGAGAACTTTATTGGATTCCTCGTCATCGGCGTGTTCTTGTTCGGATTCTCTTCACGCGCCATCTCGAACGGCGCAAACGCGATCAGAACAGGACGCAATCTAGTCAAAGCGTTCCAGTTTCCGAGAGCCTCCCTTCCGATAGCCGTCGTTCTCCGAGAGGTCCTCAACCTCGGAATAGTAATCGCAGCCGCAGGAACGCTACTCGTGATTATTCCGCCGACGGAGGCCTGGACGTGGCGCGTCGTCCTTCTTGTGCCAATCCTTCTGCTCCTGATTGTCTTCATAACCGGAGTCGCCCTATTTCTCGCACGGATATGTGCCGCCATTCCTGATGTATCCCGCCTAATACGTGTAGGAATGCGTGTTATGATGTGGGGATCTGGAGTGATGTTCCCGCTAACACGATTCGAGAACCGGCCGACCATGCTCGCTGCCATCGAGTCCAATCCACTCTTTATAGCGATCGACATGGCCCGGTCTGTCGTCCTCTACGGCATCGCCCCACCTTCTCTCCAATGGAGGGCCATGATCGTTTGGGCCTCGGCATCATTCGCGATTGGCCTACTCTTCTTCTGGAAAGCGGAGGAATCTTATGGCCATACGTGATCCATTTTCCACTGCCACAGTCGCTGTTCAGAATGTCCACGTGCGGTACAGGACACCGTCAGCAGATGTTAACGAGCGACGTCGAGGCGGGCACGCAGCGCAAGCATTCAGGCGGGCCC is a window from the Xylanimonas ulmi genome containing:
- a CDS encoding ABC transporter permease, producing the protein MTFTPSSAAGARQEGSAQGADLYSVLFDRRDPSPEVVSSSRLTRVGARPRFGTYLRQLWQRRHFLWAEARGKVATGSRETLLGQIWLVLTPVLDGLVFYVIFGLVLKVDRGVENFIGFLVIGVFLFGFSSRAISNGANAIRTGRNLVKAFQFPRASLPIAVVLREVLNLGIVIAAAGTLLVIIPPTEAWTWRVVLLVPILLLLIVFITGVALFLARICAAIPDVSRLIRVGMRVMMWGSGVMFPLTRFENRPTMLAAIESNPLFIAIDMARSVVLYGIAPPSLQWRAMIVWASASFAIGLLFFWKAEESYGHT